The Platichthys flesus chromosome 17, fPlaFle2.1, whole genome shotgun sequence DNA window TACATTCAATATGAACCATGTAGTAACATCACGCCTTCCTCTTCTAACCCGGGGACACACCGGCAGCGAagtcagaaaacacactgaagatCGATATTTAACGCAATAactgatatattatataatgcTCAAaaatgcatcccatactttttGTTTCTCCGTTGTTCTCCCGGAGTTTCAATTTCCCAGATTTTTGCCCCCACATGATGAAATTTGCTCATCTTTAATTATGTACTTTAATTTgtcacacatttgtcagttgcTCAAACAGAGGGgtgggagtgtgtgcgtgtgtgcgtgatAAAAggttaattattttaatatacTCCGTCACCTTAAACTAAAATATGCTTTACTACAACATACAACATTACACCATACTATAACATAATATACTGTACTACAATGTACTGCACTATACTGTTGTTCAGGGAGCCGCTCTGCTGAGGAAAAGGCTTAATCTGACTCATTTGAttcctctgatgtttttcttcttctggtggttttaatgtgtctttaataaattataaagaaattcattctgattctgattgtgattgtgattgtgattatcaatatattttattttatttagtcgCGCCGTCACTTCGCTACTTCTTCCGACGTCACCTCTGCGTCATCACGCACAACCGGAACCGTATTCTTCAGCTCAAGCGTCGGATCGTTGTGGCGGGTAAGTGACTCTCTGTTGTTCTGGAGCTCAGGTTCGAAAAGTGACCGGAAGGATCCGGTTAGAGACGAACCGGGACCGGCACCGGCACCGGGACCGGGACTAACGGAGGTTTGTAGCAGGCTGCACgttgttagcatgctagcatgttagctgcagaggaaaacaagaagAGACCAGAGATagacccgtctctctctctgtctgtctgtctgtctgtctgtctgtctgtctctctatcagtctgtctgtctgactctctctgattctctctctctgcctctttgtctctgtctgtctctctcgcgctctgtctctctgtatgtctctctatctctctctctgtctctttgtatctgtctgtctgtctgactctctgtctctctctctctgtctgtctctctttctatctctctgactgtctctgtctctctcgctctctctgtctgtctctctatctctctgtctctctctctctctctgtatctctctctctctctgtctgtctctctctctgtctctctctctctgtctgtctctctttctatctctctgactgtctctgtctctcgctctctctgtctgtctctctctctctctgtatgtctctctctctctgtctgtctgtctatctatctctctgtctctctgtctctctctctgtctctctgtctgtctgtctgtctctctctgtctgtctgtctgtctgtctgtctgtctgtctgtctgattctctctgtctctctctgtctctctctgtctgtctctctgtctgtctgtctgtctgtctctctctgtctgtctgtctgtctgtctgtctgtctgtctgtctgtctgtctgtctgtctgtctgtctgtctctctctgtctgtctgtctgtctgtctgtctgtctgtctgattctctctgtctctctctgtctctctctgtctctctctgtctgtctgtctgtctgtctgattctctctgtctctgtctgtctctctctgtctgtctctctgtctgtctgtctgtctctctctgtctgtctgtctgtctgtctgtctgtctgtctgattctctctgtctctctctgtctctctctgtctgtctctctgtctgtctgtctgtctgtctctctctgtctgtctgtctgtctgtctgtctgtctgtctgtctgtctgtctgtctgtctgtctgtctgtctctctctgtctgtctctctgtctgtctgtctgtctgtctctctctgtctgtctgtctgtctgtctgtctgtctgtctgtctgtctgtctgtctgtctctctctgtctgtctgtctgtctgtctgtctgtctgtctgattctctctgtctctctctgtctctctctgtctctctctgtctgtctgtctgtctgtctgattctctctgtctctgtctgtctctctctgtctgtctctctgtctgtctgtctgtctctctctgtctgtctgtctgtctgtctgtctgtctgtctgattctctctgtctctctctgtctctctctgtctgtctctctgtctgtctgtctgtctgtctctctctgtctgtctgtctgtctgtctgtctgtctgtctgtctgtctgtctgtctgtctgtctgtctgtctctctctgtctgtctgtctgtctgtctgtctgtctgtctgattctctctgtctctctctgtctctctctgtctctctctgtctgtctgtctgtctgtctgattctctctgtctctgtctgtctctctctgtctgtctctctgtctgtctgtctctctgattctctctgtcactctctgtctctctctctgtctgtctgtctgtctgtctgtctgtctgtctgtctctctgtctgtctgtctgtctctgtcctgttttGGTTTCATACAAACTCTAGTGAATTATTTATAATACAAACAAACTTTATGGGATATGAAACAGTCCAAATCAGtaaatgatgataatgatcTGATGTgtctgcagaggtcagaggtcatggtCCTCCACAATGAACCAGGTCCGCAAACGCCTCCGACTTGGCCCgtcccctcctgctcccccctcctccacctcctccacctcctccacccggAGCTTCACGCCGTCCAGTCCTCAGCTGCTCTCCCAGGATGCTTTGCTGCTGCCTCCCCTCCCAGCTCCTGCATGGGGTgaaactgaggaggaggatgaaggttaCCTGCTGGTGGAGGAAGATACCACTGACTCCAGCCTCATCATCACCATGggtaacacactgacacacacacacacacacacacacacacacacacacacacacacacacacacacaaacacacacacaaaggttcTGGTCAGTGACGTGTCTCTCTGCTCACTGACCAATCAAGAAGCAGATCCTGAgtgtaacatgtgtgtgtctgtcagaggaCAGTCAGCTGGAGGTGAAGGCAGCGAGGAGGAGaccagtgaggaagaggagagggaaacggacagaggaggaagaggagcaggggggCAGAGGTTCAGAGAgcagggaaaaggaggagatggagattgACAGGCAGCTGGACCAATCACTGGAGACAAAGTCCAAACAACACAACCTGACAACCGTGAACGTCAGAAACATCATCCACGTGAGTGAATCTGAGCTGAGCCCCGCACGCACCTGGACTCACCTGAGATCCAGTTCACTGCCGGATTCATTAAGACAtgaatgagataaagacatgaaaaacaacaaatctgacctctgacccacaGGAAGTAATCACTAATGAACATGTGGTGGCCATGATGAAAGCTGCTATCAACGAGACCGAGGCCGTCCCTCCGTTTGTGAGTCTCAGTGTTCCGTCCATTCACAGGCGTTGTGCGTCTCTTGCCTGATTCACATCATCTCTGCTTCTGTTTCATCAGGAGCCGAAAATGACTCGATCCAAGTTTAAAGAAGTTGTGGAGAAAGGAGTGGTGAGACACAACATATGTTCAACAGCTGGTCCATGTGCTTTCTGTTTGATATCCAATCATACGAACACGTTTCCTCTACTTGACAGGTGATTCCAGCCTGGAACATTTCTCCCATCAAGAAAACCAATGAGGTCAACAAGgtagggtcaaaggtcaaccaTCCACATctcaaaatattttcaaaaatcaTACCCGTCGTTAAACTCCAGCAAACTCTGCCCCTGTTCTTTTGTGTTCAGCCTCCTCAGTTCGTAGACATCCATCTGGCTGAGGAAGACTCCTCTGATGAAGAGTATCGtcctgatgaagaagatgaggatgagaCGGCTGAAGATGTGAGactgtgctctgattggctgcagcacAGGCTGGTGTTGATGTAAAGTGCTGACTGACGGGTGGTTATGACTCCTTGTAGACGTTCCTGGAGAGCGACATGGAGAGCACAGCCTCGTCCCCCCGAGGCAGTCGACTGAgccgagtggaggaggacagcagcagcCCCTGGCAGGTACAGCTCCGGTGGGACACCTCTGTGTTCTCTGTCTGTGACATATCTCCACTGAAGATCATCTTGAACAGGAGCTGTAAACTCCTTGGTCACATAACCACAACAATAACTGCAAAGCCAAAAAaatgttctcccccccccccacacttaaGAGTTCTCGGAGCCGTTCCAGGATTTTGAGGGTGAGGTCTGTGTCCATgggccccccccctccacccaaaGCCCCGCCCCCCAAAGCAGTGACGGACTGCTCGTTTCTGGAGAAGCTTCatgctgtggaggaggagctggccgTGTGTATGGAACCCTACCAGGTAACACTGGAGAACACACAGTACAGAAGAGTCAAGCTTCAGAGCAGTTATGAGGGAACTACATGACCGTTTCTGAGGTATGTAGATCTTCAGGACCAGTCGATGGAACTTTAAGACCAGTCAGTCGAGGTCTAGGACCAGTTGGTCAGTGCTGGGTCTCGGGTCAGGGGGTTCTCATCACCGGGCACGTAAACAGGGTGCTCTTGTATTTGAGGGTCTTCCTGTTTGGTGATTGTTGAGTCAAACTCTGAATGAGTTGGAGGAACAGACtggttttgtgtctttatgAACTCACTGAataacccccccctccccctccccctccccctcagcCTCTACCCGAGCCAGAGGGCGAAGCGGGTCTGATGGCGTACCGGACTCGGTCCAAGCGGACGCTACGTGACGTCCCACTGGGCCAGCTGGAGGCGGAGCTCCGAGCACCGGACATCACACCAGACATGTACGACTCCAGCTCCGCCCATAAGGACAGGGACTGGACTGATTGGCTAAGAGGCCTAATGACCTCAGACATGGaaaatgaaggtgtgtgtgtgtgtgtgtgtgtgtgtgtgtgtgtgtgtgtgtgtgtgtgtgtgtgtgtgtgtgtgtgtgtgtgtgtgtgtgtgtgtgtgtgtgtgtgtgtgtgtgtgtgtgtgtgtgtgtgtgtgtgtgtgtgtgtgtgtgtgtgtgtgtgtgtgtgtgtgtgtgtgtgtgtgtgtgtgtgtgtgtgtgtgtgtgtgtgtgtgtgtgtgtgtgtgtgtgtgtgtctctgtctccatatctctctgtctctacatatctctctgtctctacatatctctctctcagaggatgatgaagatgacccAGAGTACAACTTCCTGGCTGACGTTGATGAACCTGACCGGGAGGATTACCGTGACGACAAGGCTGTCCGCATCACcagtcagtacacacacacacacacacacaatggtttCTCCTGGTTTTAAGACCTTGTGCTCAGGGGATGTGTTGAGCTGGGGGGGGCTCACGTCACTCCTGTGATGAAGACTCTGATGATGTTCTGTCTGTCGTCTAGAGAAGGAAGTGAAcgagctgatggaggagctgtTTGAAACGGTGATTCTCTCACACTGACCAGCCTCATGTTCACTCGcttgtgtgaacatgtgtcactcactgtgtgtgtgtgtgtgtgtgtgtgtcagttgaaGGAAGATCTTGCAGGACAGGAAGGGGACGATGAAGGtcacgaggaagaggaggagccacaGGAGGAAATACACCCTGTTCAGGATCAGCACAGCATGTATataacacacacaatcacagacactcccacacagacacacacacacacactgactacGAGTATTAATTTGACAGTGGGCTGGTTGATGAAGCGGatggaccaatcacagagctgcGTACAGTAAAGCAGCAGCTAGCTTGGATGAGGAACAGACGGCAGACACACCCCctgtgtaacacacacatatacggCCCTGAACCGTACACACTGAAACTGGACGGAAGACAAAAGAGCCGACTGCAGCAGCATCtacaacaggtacacacacacacacacacacacacacacacacacacactatggcACTATGTCCATGAAGCCTGACCtctgtccactgtgtgtgtctctcagcaCGTCCAGCTGCTGACTCAGATTCACCTGTTGAGTTCACCTGTGACCAAACTTCAGAGTGAGGCGGAGACCACCCGACAGTTCCTGGTAACACACAATCCTCCTCGCACCGCACGTAGAGTAGAACTCCAGATTTGAACCATCTCTTCACTGttatttgcccccccccccaggttgaGCTGGATGTGTTGGCTCAAAGAGCCGAGCTGCTCATGTCGTCATCTCGTCCTGGTTTCTGCAGCGTCTTTAGATCTTCtaacctgcagggggcgctgcagctgatggaggagctgcgGCAGACTCCCATCGGCTACAAGTCGCAGCACCGCCCCCCTGATGCCAGAGGATACAGTGAGTCCAGCTGCAGCTTGGGGTGCTGGGATGTCTCTGATGAGAACTCCTGTGTAGTGTTCTTTGATGCAGCCtgatgtttgattgtgtgtgttgtgtatctCCTCATGTGCAGTGCGTTGCTACCCTGTGATGCCAGCTGAACTCGCCTGGCTCTTTACCACTCGTCAGGTCTTCCTCTACCCAGAGCTACTGCCCTGTGCCAGCCTGGACCCGGCTCTGTACTGCCCCCGCAGGACAGCTGCATTCACTGCAGCTGAGGACTGGTAAACGCACATATGTCAAACTGCTGCTTTAAATTTGTTTTGGACTTGGtgtttatctttgtgtgtgtgtgcctgtgtgtacctgtgtgttcTCAGCCTCCTGGTTCTGGGTCTCAGGAACATGGAAGGGTCATGTGACCCGACTAAACTGGTGTCCCAGTTCCTGCTGAGGAAGACTCTGGTGCAGGTCCGACGTAGAATCCTTCAGTGCTGCCGACCCGGCGTCCCTGATAATATAGTGAAGGTAACACAGCGATGCCGCTGAAGCAGCTGATGTGAGACGACCTGTGTTCACCTGCTGATCCCTCCGCAGGTGTTCCGGTATCACCGGGTGCTGTGGCCGATGCCAGTGGCCGTTGGTCCTGTGAATCCAGCAGAGCAGCGCCCcccagtggagagagaggagagcgtcATGCCTCTGTGGCTGGTGGTAGGTGATAAGTTAACgtctgtaacacaaacacatagtgTTGTGTGTTACTGTCATTTATATGTTCTAAACATGTTAAGGTGTTATATCAAGTTAGTGAATCTCCATCACTGTTTTTTACCTTTTCTCAGCGGAGTCTTCCTGTAATATTTCCGACCATTAAACGGTACAATGCCCCTTGTGGCTCTACCCCTGAGGCCCCGCCCACCTGCAGGGGGTCTCGACCCCGTCAGAGTCACCTGACCTTCCTACGCTCCGCCTCCTACAAGTACAGCTTCCCCTCTGGGACAAGATATCCCCCCCGCCTTCCCAAAGACCTCGACTTCAAACGCATCGGCTTTGTCTTGCTGCAGCAGCCCCTCCCGCCTTCTCCTGCTGACTCCTCCCCCCTACCTGATGGACAGGTGTATCCCTCTTGTCCCGcaactctctctcctcacaaACCCCTCCCCCAAGCTCTCAGCCCCCCACGAGTCCTCCTCACCAAAACTACTGCCGCCGTGGCCCCGGCAACCGCTCAGCAAATCAGACGCCACTATCAAACCCTTGCAggcctgaggaggagagagaaacacacaatgaacGGAGAAGCAGTGAGGAGTAATGTGGAGGCacttgctcctcctcctcctcctcctcctgaaggCCCTGCCCCTTCTCCGGTGGGGGTCGAGGAGGACGACGATGTCAACAGTGTGAatatggaggaagaggaagaggagagcgaaTTCCTTTTGGCCCTGTCGGAGTCATCGTCCAGTGCTGCAGGAAGTGTGGCCAATCTGGAAGACCTGGCCGAccccgaggaggaggagtcagagagtgAGCAGGACGTGACTCCGACGCGGGGGagagcagaagaagatgaagaaggaggaggaggaggaggtgatgatgatggagtgAAGTCTTCAGATGAATCCAGAGCCtctgtcctccagctgcaggtgaGAATCAATCATCTGATCATTTTCAAACTCGTTTCATCAGTGCACTGAGCATCATCTGTCATCATGTCCGATTATCATTCTTTGTCTTTGTAGGAGAAATCGCTGCCAGAAgaaactgaggaagaggaggagccgtcCGATGAAGATCAGAGAGAGGATGAAGCGTTTGCAAAGGATTATCTGAACAGAGTGAGACTTACATCTTTTAGTTTATAAACAGTCACTGATCGTCCGTACACAGTCAGGTGTCGATTCTGCTTTCCTGATTGGTCCAGTGAGCTGATGACCTCATGTCTCTCAGGTGTGTGGCGTGCTGCAGGCGTCTCCTGGCGTCtccgagcagctgctgcagttgtTGGATCAGTTTTCAGCAGCGGGGCCCCTGGGGGCCGCGGGGGCCCCTGAGCGTCTGTACGACCGACTGAGCGGCTTGCTGCGGCCGTGgcctcagctgctcagagacttCGCTGCGTTCCTGAACGGAGAACAGGCGCGGCGCTGCGGACTGGTGagtgacatcactgtgacatcactgtgacatcacccAGGCTCAGGCTCAACCTGCGgtatctcttcttctgtggtatctcttcttctgtggtaaCTCTTATTCTGTGGGAACTCTTCTTCTGTGCTAACTCTTCTTCTGTGCtaactcttcttctgtggtagctcttcttctgtggtaactcttcttctgtgctaactcttcttctgtggtagCTCTTCGTCTGTGGtaactcttcttctgtggtatctcttcttctgtggtatctcttcttctgtggtatctcttcttctgtggtagctcttcttctgtggtaactcttcttctgtggtatctcttcttctgtggtagctcttcttctgtggtagCTCTTCGTCTGTGGtaactcttcttctgtggtagctcttcttctgtggtagctcttcttctgtggtagctcttcttctgtggtaactcttcttctgtggtatCTCTCTGCCAGTTTTTAGAGCAACAGCTGTTTGAGAGCAGCCGGCGGTTTCTACGGCGTCTGGGACAGAGTCTGGGAGAAAGCTCCTCCCTCTACCAGCAGGTGGTGTCAGTGCTACAGGGaagccccacccccccacctgaAGACATGGAAAAGGTAGacgatgacctttgaccccctcATAAATCAGCTGATCCTGATAAAGTTTATAATGAAACAGGATAATTGATGAGTTTCAGGTAAAATTAATCATTCAGAttgaaatgaatataaaaagatttTTCCTGATtgatcagattttcttttcctcgGTCAGATCTTGTCTCTTCTCAGACATCATGaagacctgcagcagctgttccTGCAGTTCCACAGCCGCTCGTCGCCCACAGCAGCCGGCTCGGAGGCTCACAGGAAGGGAGTCGACCATCAGACCTCTGAAGTGCacgagacaggaagtgaagaagaggaagtacAGGAGCGGCCAGTTTGTGCTAGAAACTTCTCCACGACGTCAACTGGAGAAAAAGTCGTCGTCTGGACTCggtcagaacacaaacacagaaactccCAGATGATGAGCTCACTGATATTtacctcagctgctgctgagtcaTGACATGGTGTCTGATACAAACACGTCATGAAAACATCTTGTAAACTATCAAACATTGTTCAACATGGAACAAGCATCTaaaacatcacttcctgtttcagagAGGCAGACCGCGCCATCTTGACTGCCTGTCAGCAGAGAGGAGCCAATAGGAAAACGTTCAGACAGGTGTCCGCCCAGCTGGGAAACAAGACCGCCCAGCAGgtgggagggggcggggcttcaTTGTGAGGTAGTTGTAGACTGAAAGGTCCGAAGCTGACGTGaggacatttgtctttttctgtttcctgcagGTGAGTCTGCGGTTCCAGGACCTGATGAATCTTTTTCAGTCTTCATCGCAAAAGTCCACTCCCTGTCCCTCAGAGGGCcagccaatcaggaggcagGAGCCAGCCCCCGACTAAGCAGTAGACCAACAGTAGATGAGTCTGCATCAACCAGAAATGGACTTTGGAGCCAAGACTCTGATTCCAGATTTACTTCATGAGAACTCCACTGAATTCCAGAACTGTTCCAGAACACCAGTCGTGAATCAGTTTTATTGATTCtagatttaatttgaatgacGCTGATACGACCCCAGAATCCACAGTGACTGCAGAGTTATTCTAGAAGGGTCCGACTGTACAGCAAAATATTAAAGTTCAAAATgaacaaatgtttaatattaaCAGCTGAACCATTCTCTAGATGTGACTTCTGAAAATTGTACAATTGAACAGAGTCGAGACGAAATCGAAATGAAATCTTGTTTCACATTCAAGTTTGATGGAGATTGTCCAAACTTGGGTAAGTTCGGTTTGACTCTTGAACATTTCGATGTATAAACTACGGTCATGTTGCTGAGGGAGGGATTTGAGAATCGAGTTGTTGTTCTGGAGTTCATCCTCTGTGATTCATGAGTTTTACCTAAGTGTACCTTCAGGCTGCATAGTAACTTTTTATAAATCAtaactatttattttgtatttatcgtCTCGGACCTCATCGAGAGTCCGCCCTCTGTGGGTGTGTCAGGAGGCGGAGTCTCAGAGTAAGTGAAGGAAAAACTCAAATGAAGTAAAGAGATGATATGCAGCTGTGAACCAATCACATGACACAGGTGAGCAGCTGCTCGCTCCATGTGAGACACTGATCGGGTTCCACATCTGGAGACTGCTGCTGATAACATCTGTACCCATCGGTCCACATGTCAACCTAAGGGTCAGAACTCGTGTGGACATCACCTGAGACCCTGGGCTTTTCTTGTTTTAGATCATGTTCACAGTCACTGTCTCTCTTATTAGACTCCGCCCACCTGCTgagcagtgaaagaaaaaatacagaaataaagataaaactgGTTATTTcatctcctttaaaaaaaatgctccaaacattaaataaaggattgttcttccttttttcttttgagtcttcccaggatgcatttgggtaaaacaaaataaGCTCTCGCATGGCGCAGTCGTGGAGGATGTACTATCGTTATGTGAGTTTTTAAAATAGccatttattcatattgaatgtGAATGGATGAAGGTTGAttgtttgacaaacatttatttcagaCTTTTGAGAAGGTTTTGTTTATATTCGATGGAATGACAACTTGAGCTTTGTCCTGAATGTATCACACACGGCTTGAAGAATAAACCGATCAACATTATTGtttcattcaaatgtaaaagCAACCCTAAGGTTTAATGGTTAATGATGTTTAATGTTAAAGTATAAACCgattcatgtttaattcatcCTCATTTAgaaattcattaaaaaccagtTAGGCTTATTAATTCTCTGATGCTCGTTGGGGgggtgtgtgttgtgattgacAAGTCAATCACTTGTCAGTCACAACACATTGTGTGGGCCAATCAGAGCGTTTTCCGGTGTATGTGGTCCCGCCTTCCCCTGGACAGGTGAATGGAGCAGACTGGTCAAGTTAGCTCTAGTCACCGGAAAAAccgacttcaaaataaaagcaagtgTGAGTTCACTATGAGTTACGAGAGTTCCTtatattaaatttatttttcactcttAGACTTTGTGACGTcatgttgtaatgttttttttccaacctGACTCTGTGACGTCATATTGTAAGGTTTTCACTGAGTTGTTCcaggttgttttattttgatggtCCTGGCGGAAACTCTGTGTGTGCTCTCGTCCATGTGaaactgtctcctctctctccaacaTGGCGGCCGCTGTCCGGCTCCTTCACGCCGTCACGCTGTCGCTTCTGACCTGTTTTCCCGCCACGGTGCTCACGCGCAGGGACGTGCTCGAGCTCGGGGACGCGGACTTCGATTACCTAGCAACGGAGCACGAGACCATGCTGGTGACGTTCTACGCTCCATGGTAACGGACGGgacgttagcattagcatcgTTAGCTCAAAACATCCGGGTTCTAATGTGTTGACGTGctatccttcctcttcatgtctcctccatccttcctcttcatgtctcctcctccatccttcctcttcatgtctcctcctccatccttcctcttcatgtctcctccatcctttctcttcatgtctcctcctccatcctttctcttcatgtctcctcctccatcctttctcttcatgtctcctccttcatcctcttcatgtctcctcctccatccttcctcttcatgtctcctcctccatccttcttcttcatgtctcctccttcatccttcctcttcatgtctcctccatcctttctcttcatgtctcctcctccatccttcctcttcatgtctcttcctccatcctccatcctcttcatgtctcctcctccatcctttctcttcatgtctcctcctccatccttcctcttcatgtctcttcctccatccttcctcttcatgtctcctccatccttcctcttcatgtctcctcctccatccttcctcttcatgtctcctccatccttcctcttcatgtctcctccatccttcctcttcatgtctcctcctccatccttcctcttcatgtctcctcctccatccttcctcttcatgtctcctccatccttcctcttcatgtctcctcctccatcctttctcttcatgtctcctcctccatcctttctcttcatgtctcctccttcatcctcttcatgtctcctcctccatccttcctcttcatgtctcctcctccatcctttctcttcatgtctccttcatcctttctcttcatgtctcctcctccatcctttctcttcatgtctcctccttcatcctcttcatgtctcctcctccatccttcctcttcatgtctcctcctccatccttcttcttcatgtctcctccttcatccttcctcttcatgtctcctccatcctttctcttcatgtctcctcctccatccttcctcttcatgtctcttcctccatcct harbors:
- the gon4la gene encoding GON-4-like protein, whose product is MNQVRKRLRLGPSPPAPPSSTSSTSSTRSFTPSSPQLLSQDALLLPPLPAPAWGETEEEDEGYLLVEEDTTDSSLIITMEDSQLEVKAARRRPVRKRRGKRTEEEEEQGGRGSESREKEEMEIDRQLDQSLETKSKQHNLTTVNVRNIIHEVITNEHVVAMMKAAINETEAVPPFEPKMTRSKFKEVVEKGVVIPAWNISPIKKTNEVNKPPQFVDIHLAEEDSSDEEYRPDEEDEDETAEDTFLESDMESTASSPRGSRLSRVEEDSSSPWQSSRSRSRILRVRSVSMGPPPPPKAPPPKAVTDCSFLEKLHAVEEELAVCMEPYQPLPEPEGEAGLMAYRTRSKRTLRDVPLGQLEAELRAPDITPDMYDSSSAHKDRDWTDWLRGLMTSDMENEEDDEDDPEYNFLADVDEPDREDYRDDKAVRITKKEVNELMEELFETLKEDLAGQEGDDEGHEEEEEPQEEIHPVQDQHSIGLVDEADGPITELRTVKQQLAWMRNRRQTHPLCNTHIYGPEPYTLKLDGRQKSRLQQHLQQHVQLLTQIHLLSSPVTKLQSEAETTRQFLVELDVLAQRAELLMSSSRPGFCSVFRSSNLQGALQLMEELRQTPIGYKSQHRPPDARGYMRCYPVMPAELAWLFTTRQVFLYPELLPCASLDPALYCPRRTAAFTAAEDCLLVLGLRNMEGSCDPTKLVSQFLLRKTLVQVRRRILQCCRPGVPDNIVKVFRYHRVLWPMPVAVGPVNPAEQRPPVEREESVMPLWLVRSLPVIFPTIKRYNAPCGSTPEAPPTCRGSRPRQSHLTFLRSASYKYSFPSGTRYPPRLPKDLDFKRIGFVLLQQPLPPSPADSSPLPDGQVYPSCPATLSPHKPLPQALSPPRVLLTKTTAAVAPATAQQIRRHYQTLAGLRRREKHTMNGEAVRSNVEALAPPPPPPPEGPAPSPVGVEEDDDVNSVNMEEEEEESEFLLALSESSSSAAGSVANLEDLADPEEEESESEQDVTPTRGRAEEDEEGGGGGGDDDGVKSSDESRASVLQLQEKSLPEETEEEEEPSDEDQREDEAFAKDYLNRVCGVLQASPGVSEQLLQLLDQFSAAGPLGAAGAPERLYDRLSGLLRPWPQLLRDFAAFLNGEQARRCGLFLEQQLFESSRRFLRRLGQSLGESSSLYQQVVSVLQGSPTPPPEDMEKILSLLRHHEDLQQLFLQFHSRSSPTAAGSEAHRKGVDHQTSEVHETGSEEEEVQERPVCARNFSTTSTGEKVVVWTREADRAILTACQQRGANRKTFRQVSAQLGNKTAQQVSLRFQDLMNLFQSSSQKSTPCPSEGQPIRRQEPAPD